The sequence tgtgccagctctgccacagaaaCTTCCAGAGCAcaaaccagcccagcccccCCACAAGTTCCTGTCAAGCAGGACAAACATGCACACGTCACAGAGAGCCACTCACTGTCCTCCCCACTGGTGTTAACTTGCACCATGACCTTCAGCTTCTGGGATGATCCTTTCTTCTGCCATGAGCTGTTGACTCTGTCTGCCAGTTTCACAGAATCCACTGTCTCCAACATGAACAGGTTtgggacagctggggagaaAACAGAGGCTGAGGGAATTCTGTTGGCATGGGATTGTTTGTACCTACAACAGGCATTTGTGAGTTCATGGTTCTTGTTTTAGAGGATCATGGAAtaccctgagctggaaaggatcCCCAGGGATgactgagtccaactcctgtccctgcaaaTACCCCACCCTGGGCATTCCTGGGAGCAGtgcccaaaccctcctggagctctggcagcctcagggcagtGAGcattcctggggagcctgggcagtgcccagcaccctctgggggagAACATTTCCCTGAGATCCATCCTGAGCCTCCCTGACACATCTGAACACTGGGAGACATTGCCCACATAAAAGCAAGCAGGATTTACCAATCAGCTTGTTGACATTGCTCTTCTGCAGGTGGCCAATAAAATGCCACTTGATGTCTGGACAGGACGACAGAATCTGAAAGCAGAGGGAACACTCAGGTTGGAACAACAATTCCCTCTTCCCCCACACAGCACTTCAGTCTTAGTTTGCCCACAGCCAAATACCAGACACCCAATTTCTTTGTTTGGTGACCCTGAAAGACTCAGCCTGTGGTTGTGCTGAGGTTGAGCCTGGGGAGGGATGGGTTTGTGGCTGCAGGGAATGCTGTCCATGGGAACAGCGAAGGCAAAGCTCTTTTGCAACAGTcataaaatgctgttttcctcaAACTGAGTgttaaccttttttttctcacaagGACTGTGCTTCTCCTGAAGTGAACACAAAAGGCAAATCATGACTAAGGCAGATGTATTCCCAGACTCCTCTGGAGCCAGCAAGGCAGGAGGGGGAAcagggcagaggcagagagCCAAAAATAACCCACCATTTATCTGCAAAGATAAGGACACAACCAAATCCCTAACAAACCCCAGGACTTTGACTGAACAGCTCTTAGGACACAGCTATACATGGTaagaaaatgtgaaaggaaCTGAGTGCTTACTCTGGAGTCTGAtgccttttccagcagctcctgaaccTGGGAGAATGAAGGAGAATTTTGTTAAacccacagcaggcagaggatTGGTGTACATGGGATGTGTGTTCTTGGGGCCAACCTGAGCTTCAAAAACACGATGGGAGTGATGCTGTCACTCACAGAGCCCCAAACTGGGCTGGCCCAAGCCTCCAGGAGGAATTCCCTTGTGGAAAGGGCTGTTAAacattggaaggggctgcacaggagtgcccatccctggaggtgtccaaggaaggacTCAGGGTGTGGCacccagtgctctgggctggtgacaggGTGGGGATCGGGCACAGCTTGGACTCGATGACCTTGGAGGCCTTTTCCACCTGGAATGAGTCTGGGATTCTGCGCCCCCCGACTCACGTAGTTCTCCCCGAAGCTGCGCTGCCCGTGGCTGTACGCCTCCATCACCATCTCGGCCGGCTTGGTCTTGCTGACGGCCACGAGCCGCGGCTGCACGGCCGGGAGCCCCTGCGGGAGCAGCGGAGTGAACGGGGGagcccggcccccgccccgggTACCACCAGCACCGGGCacccccagtcccagctccaggtACCCCCAGCTCCGGGCACCCCCAGCTCCGGGCacccccagtcccagctccaggtACCCCCAGCTCCGGGCACCCCCAGCTCCGGGCactcccagtcccagctccaggtACCCCCAGCACCGGGTACCCCCAGCTCCGGGCacccccagtcccagctccaggtACCCCCAGCACCGGGTACCCCAGCTCCGGGCacccccagtcccagctccaggtACCCCCAGCACCGGGTACCCCAGCTCCGGGCACCCCCAGTCCCAGCACCCCAAGTTCCAGCCccgggcacccccagccctgggtaACCTCAATTCTGGGTACCTCCAGCCCCGGGTACCCCCAATTCTGGGTACCCCCAGCCCCGGACACGCCCAGTtcagggcacccccagccccgggcaccCGGGGCCTGGCCCTGGCCGGCTCCTGCACGAGTCACGACGGTCGCGACAGTGGCTCCTGGGGGTTCCGGCAGCCAGACCCGTGCTGTGCCCGTCCCGGGGCACTGCGGCTCCGTGCCCGCGCTGCCCACCGACCCGTGCCCACCTGTCCCCGCGGTCACCGCTGCCCTGTCCCCACGGCGCGGGCCCGTCCCCATGGTGACGGAGGCCTGTCGCCGTGGCAGCCACTCCGCCCCGCGGGTCCCGTCGGTTTGCCCGTgttcccccgtgtcccctcacctgcggccgccgcgccgccgcctgctgcagctgctcggTGACGGCGCGCAGCGCCGGGCCCAGCCCGTCCCCGGCGGCCATGCCCGCTCTCCACAtccccccgcccgccgccacTTCCGCCACACacccgccccgccgccgcctccgccaATCGGAGCGCTCCGAGCGGCGCTGCCGGCCAATGGCAGCGCGGGGCGGGGagcgccgccgccatcttgggaAGGTCGCGGCCGCCATggcgccgcccggcccgggTTCCCCCGCTGGTCCCCTGCCCTGGTTTTGGTGACAATTCCAAATCCTGGCGTGCCCCGAGTGTCACCCCGAGCGGTGCCACCCAGCACACCCGACTGTTCCAGCCCCGACCACCCTCCATGCCCGCACCCAACATTTGGGTTGTTATCCCTGCATGAGGAGCCGCCTCCCAAGGGTGTGAATTTCAGTTATTGCGGGGGAAAAAGGCGTAAAACCAAGGCAGGGAACAGTGCCCG is a genomic window of Oenanthe melanoleuca isolate GR-GAL-2019-014 chromosome 22, OMel1.0, whole genome shotgun sequence containing:
- the LOC130262008 gene encoding pyridoxal phosphate homeostasis protein-like; this encodes MWRAGMAAGDGLGPALRAVTEQLQQAAARRPQGLPAVQPRLVAVSKTKPAEMVMEAYSHGQRSFGENYVQELLEKASDSRILSSCPDIKWHFIGHLQKSNVNKLIAVPNLFMLETVDSVKLADRVNSSWQKKGSSQKLKVMVQVNTSGEDSKHGLSPGDTTAAVEHVITKCPSLEFVGLMTIGSIGHDLSKGPNPDFQVLLSLRQEVCEKLNLPVDKVELSMGMSTDFQHAIEVGSTNVRIGSTIFGERDYSNKAIGGKAPAGSEGQTEAVTVQGH